A window of the Fundidesulfovibrio magnetotacticus genome harbors these coding sequences:
- the cls gene encoding cardiolipin synthase — translation MTPHPLFSTIEGAFLALLAAFHMAGAFSAVRALFTARSSQGAIAWALSMVMFPYVAVPLYWVLGRDRFVGYVTARRGGSPELHALRAGLDAKRADSALLPHETAVPAAVLERLAGMPFTAGNKADLLVNGEETFRAIFEAVAQAHDYVLVQFFIIHDDAIGRDLKDRLCAKARQGVRVMLLYDEIGCHALPEAYLEDLRHAGVDARAFNTTKGLVNRFQVNFRNHRKIVVVDGRVAFVGGHNVGDEYMGRSRRFGPWRDTHLRCEGPAAALVQLCFAEDWFWAEGGLPRLDWSLESPADGSVSLLALPSSPADLVETYTLAFLQLVQSARERLWIVSPYFVPDREVTVALQLAALRGVDVRVMLPARPDHKLVYLASFSYFPELERQGVKFYRYQPGFLHQKVVLMDRDLAFVGTANCDNRSFRLNFEITMAALGRDFADRVEAMLLEDFARCRPATASDYEDRSMAFKAMARLARLLAPIL, via the coding sequence GTGACGCCACACCCCCTCTTTTCCACCATCGAAGGCGCGTTCCTGGCGCTTTTGGCCGCATTCCACATGGCCGGGGCCTTCTCGGCGGTGCGCGCGCTCTTCACGGCTCGCTCCTCCCAGGGGGCCATCGCCTGGGCGCTTTCCATGGTCATGTTTCCCTACGTGGCCGTGCCGCTCTACTGGGTGCTCGGGCGCGACCGCTTCGTGGGCTACGTCACGGCGCGCCGGGGCGGCAGCCCCGAACTGCACGCCCTGCGCGCCGGGCTCGACGCCAAACGCGCCGATTCGGCCCTCCTCCCCCACGAAACCGCCGTGCCCGCCGCCGTGCTGGAACGCCTGGCGGGCATGCCCTTCACCGCTGGCAACAAGGCCGACCTCCTGGTGAACGGCGAGGAGACCTTCCGCGCCATCTTCGAGGCCGTGGCCCAGGCCCACGACTACGTGCTCGTGCAGTTCTTCATCATCCACGACGACGCCATCGGGCGCGACCTCAAGGACCGCCTCTGCGCCAAGGCCCGCCAGGGCGTGCGGGTGATGCTGCTCTACGACGAGATCGGCTGCCACGCCCTCCCGGAGGCCTACCTGGAGGACCTGCGCCACGCGGGCGTGGACGCCAGGGCCTTCAACACCACCAAGGGCCTGGTGAACCGCTTCCAGGTGAATTTCCGCAACCACCGCAAGATCGTGGTGGTGGACGGCCGCGTGGCCTTCGTGGGCGGCCACAACGTGGGCGACGAATACATGGGCCGCTCCCGCCGCTTCGGCCCCTGGCGCGACACCCACCTGCGCTGCGAAGGCCCAGCCGCCGCCCTGGTGCAGCTGTGCTTCGCCGAGGACTGGTTCTGGGCCGAGGGCGGCCTGCCCCGGCTGGACTGGTCCCTGGAAAGCCCCGCCGACGGCAGCGTGAGCCTCCTGGCCCTGCCCAGCAGCCCCGCCGACCTGGTGGAAACCTACACGCTGGCCTTTCTCCAGCTCGTGCAGTCCGCGCGCGAGCGCCTGTGGATCGTGAGCCCCTACTTCGTGCCCGACCGCGAGGTCACGGTGGCGCTCCAACTGGCGGCCCTGCGCGGCGTGGACGTGCGCGTGATGCTCCCCGCCCGGCCAGACCACAAGCTCGTCTATCTCGCCAGCTTCTCCTACTTCCCGGAGCTGGAGCGCCAGGGAGTCAAATTCTACCGCTACCAGCCGGGCTTTCTGCACCAGAAGGTGGTGCTCATGGACCGCGACCTGGCCTTCGTGGGCACGGCCAACTGCGACAACCGCTCCTTCCGGCTCAATTTCGAGATCACCATGGCCGCCCTGGGCCGTGACTTCGCCGACCGGGTGGAGGCCATGCTCCTGGAGGATTTCGCCCGCTGCCGCCCGGCTACGGCCAGCGACTACGAGGACCGCTCCATGGCCTTCAAGGCCATGGCGCGCCTGGCCCGGCTCCTTGCGCCCATCCTTTGA
- a CDS encoding ABC transporter substrate-binding protein produces the protein MTIRFVAILLALALAPGPVAAQAPGPLRLGVSIPLTGAAAGIGQYLLWGVEIAAQEANSAGGVNGRPVELVIEDDETDPDKARANARHLVEQERVAAVLGPANSGNALAMIPVLQQAKTPLMLLTASATPLTRPPADGSKNYVFRATLPDRDQLRKLVDWAAPRFQSIAVAADTTPYGNLCLQDITELMAEKGIKPVAVVRFDLGEQDLTPKARELARSTAQAVALLTLGQEVANFVRGADQAGYSTRFIGQYPFFLQPVKDLPERLSNGLTGVLGSSADASPKAREIDRLVRTRYRVEGYYPFKFVEAAYEGTRLVLEAAARAAPDDGTALRDALESTERFEGVSRVFLRPFSPGQHELYKADNLSMGVWKDGAVVRLDE, from the coding sequence ATGACCATCCGGTTCGTCGCGATCCTTCTGGCCCTGGCCCTCGCCCCGGGGCCCGTCGCGGCGCAGGCCCCCGGGCCTCTGCGCCTGGGCGTGAGCATTCCCCTCACGGGCGCGGCGGCCGGCATCGGACAGTATCTGCTCTGGGGCGTGGAGATCGCCGCGCAAGAGGCCAACAGCGCGGGCGGCGTGAACGGAAGGCCCGTGGAGCTCGTGATCGAGGACGACGAGACAGACCCCGACAAGGCCCGCGCCAACGCCCGACACCTCGTGGAGCAGGAACGCGTGGCGGCGGTGCTTGGCCCCGCCAACAGCGGCAACGCCCTGGCCATGATCCCCGTGCTCCAGCAGGCGAAAACCCCGCTGATGCTCCTTACGGCCTCGGCCACCCCCCTGACGCGCCCCCCGGCCGACGGCTCGAAGAACTACGTCTTCCGCGCCACGCTCCCGGACCGCGACCAGCTGCGCAAACTCGTGGACTGGGCCGCTCCCCGCTTCCAAAGCATCGCCGTGGCCGCCGACACCACACCTTACGGGAACCTTTGCCTCCAGGACATCACCGAACTCATGGCCGAAAAGGGCATAAAGCCCGTCGCCGTGGTGCGCTTCGACCTGGGCGAACAGGACCTTACCCCAAAGGCCCGCGAGCTGGCCCGCTCCACGGCCCAGGCTGTGGCCCTGCTCACCCTGGGCCAGGAGGTGGCCAACTTCGTGCGCGGGGCCGACCAGGCGGGCTACAGCACCCGTTTCATCGGCCAATACCCCTTCTTTCTCCAGCCCGTGAAGGACCTGCCCGAGCGGCTTTCCAACGGGCTCACCGGGGTGCTGGGCTCCTCGGCCGACGCAAGCCCCAAGGCCCGCGAGATCGACCGGCTCGTGCGCACGCGCTACCGCGTGGAGGGCTACTACCCCTTCAAGTTCGTCGAGGCCGCCTACGAAGGGACCCGGCTCGTGCTGGAGGCCGCCGCCCGCGCCGCGCCGGACGACGGCACGGCCCTGCGCGACGCCCTGGAGTCCACCGAGCGCTTCGAGGGCGTGAGCCGGGTGTTCCTGCGCCCCTTCTCCCCGGGCCAGCACGAGCTCTACAAGGCCGACAACCTTTCCATGGGCGTGTGGAAAGACGGCGCGGTGGTGAGGCTCGACGAATGA
- a CDS encoding PAS domain-containing protein → MSIRRKLFLGVAAASLVTVVCGFAAVRFLGLESFRRVDQERAVNDIARVAAALDNELAHMDTALRFKSASDITYRFAKDRDRQLAANYFSLEALRGGNLNLMALYDPLGAFVAGAAFDLATRESLPLTPLLESLPPAVRLSGTGGSPIQGRGLADTEAGLMLLCWQPVFNSLGWGPPRGTLAAGRILDERMAETLSRQLHVRFTIQALDRADPSAVAGALTARREDRPASFGPENEESLTAYAVYPGYDGAPVALLSVHHPKADIAQLRQAMLAALGLVGLAGLCTFGVSLWLLVRTVTRPLERITRHVRGLKDAQGLSRPLALGRSDELGALADALDAAGRDLARLYGQLDRQNAALSLLVENIPHPISVKDGQGRYVLANPALAELLGQPLTRLTGATDRELNAPAGWARRARQLEAEVLLGGEPRFASEEIFDAPAGGTRLFETSRLPLADPESGATRVLTVSLDVTERARAEERLRLSENRYRSLFDSMNEGAVVHEIVHGADGEPSDYRVLDVNAAFERILGISRARAVGALASQLYGTPEAPFLAVYSRVAETGEPALFEVFFEPMDKHFTISSFRPAPGQFASIFTDTTERLKTQKALQNAHLTIQHVLDSMPSPVIGVDALARVTHANRAASALLEHAQGGLHGRPLAQAFPALAPHMAAVADSLERGGPAELHRIPLTVGGVQRLCDLQAFPMTAAGRVTGAVVRIDDVTERVRMQEVVLQTEKMMSVGGLAAGMAHEINNPLGGILQSVQIIKRRLQEDLPANIREAKRLGCPLENVLAYLEAREVTRFLDGIHEAGRRAAAIVANMLEFSRRSESKMTPSKLDAVVDKALELASSDYDLRKKYDFRLIGIVRDYDPALPSVRCTKTEIEQVLLNLIKNAAQALSMGPSPDAPRITLRLIREESFARIEVEDNGPGMEEAVRKRVFEPFFTTKPTGVGTGLGLSVSYFIVTQNHGGSMTVESSPGRGARFIVRLPFSPPPQA, encoded by the coding sequence ATGAGCATCCGGCGCAAGCTCTTCCTGGGCGTGGCCGCGGCCTCGCTGGTCACGGTGGTCTGCGGCTTCGCGGCCGTGCGCTTCCTGGGGCTGGAGAGCTTCCGCCGGGTGGACCAGGAACGCGCCGTCAACGACATCGCCCGCGTCGCAGCGGCGCTGGACAACGAACTGGCCCACATGGACACGGCCCTGCGCTTCAAAAGCGCTTCGGACATCACCTACCGCTTCGCCAAGGACCGCGACCGCCAGCTCGCCGCCAACTACTTCTCCCTGGAGGCCCTGCGCGGCGGCAACCTGAACCTCATGGCCCTCTACGATCCCCTGGGGGCCTTCGTGGCAGGGGCCGCTTTCGACCTGGCCACGCGGGAAAGCCTCCCCCTGACGCCCCTGCTGGAGAGCCTGCCTCCGGCCGTGCGCCTCTCCGGCACGGGCGGCAGCCCCATCCAGGGACGGGGCCTGGCGGACACCGAAGCGGGGCTCATGCTCCTGTGCTGGCAGCCGGTGTTCAACTCCCTGGGCTGGGGGCCGCCCCGGGGAACGCTGGCAGCGGGCAGGATCCTGGACGAGCGCATGGCTGAAACGCTCTCGCGCCAGCTCCACGTGCGGTTCACCATCCAGGCCCTGGACCGGGCCGACCCCTCGGCCGTGGCCGGGGCGCTCACCGCCCGGCGCGAGGACAGGCCCGCCTCCTTCGGCCCCGAAAACGAGGAGAGCCTCACGGCGTACGCCGTCTACCCCGGCTACGACGGCGCGCCCGTGGCGCTCCTGAGCGTGCACCACCCCAAGGCCGACATCGCCCAGCTCCGTCAGGCCATGCTCGCGGCCCTGGGCCTGGTGGGCCTGGCGGGTCTTTGCACCTTCGGGGTGAGCCTGTGGCTGCTCGTGCGCACGGTCACGCGGCCCCTGGAGCGCATCACCCGCCACGTGCGCGGCCTCAAGGACGCCCAGGGGCTCTCCCGCCCCCTGGCCCTGGGCCGCTCCGACGAACTGGGCGCGCTGGCCGACGCCCTGGACGCCGCCGGGCGCGACCTGGCCCGCCTCTACGGACAGCTGGACCGCCAGAACGCCGCCCTGAGCCTGCTGGTGGAGAACATCCCCCACCCCATTTCCGTGAAGGACGGCCAGGGCCGCTACGTGCTGGCCAACCCGGCCCTGGCCGAACTCCTGGGCCAGCCCCTCACCCGCCTGACGGGGGCCACGGACCGCGAACTGAACGCGCCCGCGGGCTGGGCGCGCCGCGCCCGCCAGTTGGAGGCCGAGGTGCTCCTGGGCGGGGAGCCCCGCTTCGCCTCCGAGGAGATCTTCGACGCCCCGGCCGGAGGCACGCGCCTCTTCGAGACCAGCCGCCTCCCCCTGGCCGACCCCGAATCCGGCGCGACCCGCGTGCTCACCGTGAGCCTCGACGTCACCGAGCGAGCCCGCGCCGAGGAGCGGCTGCGCCTGAGCGAAAACAGATACCGCTCCCTCTTCGACTCCATGAACGAAGGGGCCGTGGTCCACGAAATCGTCCACGGAGCCGACGGGGAGCCCTCCGACTACCGCGTGCTGGACGTGAACGCCGCCTTCGAGCGCATCCTGGGCATTTCCCGCGCCAGGGCGGTGGGCGCGCTGGCCTCTCAGCTCTACGGAACGCCGGAAGCGCCTTTCCTCGCCGTGTACTCCCGGGTGGCCGAAACCGGCGAGCCCGCGCTTTTCGAGGTGTTCTTCGAGCCCATGGACAAGCACTTCACCATCTCGTCCTTCCGGCCGGCGCCGGGCCAGTTCGCCTCCATCTTCACCGACACCACGGAACGCCTGAAAACCCAGAAGGCCCTGCAGAACGCCCACCTGACCATCCAGCACGTGCTGGACTCCATGCCCTCGCCCGTGATCGGCGTGGACGCCCTGGCCCGCGTCACCCACGCCAACCGCGCCGCCTCGGCCCTCCTGGAGCACGCCCAGGGCGGCCTGCACGGCCGCCCCCTGGCCCAGGCCTTCCCGGCCCTGGCCCCCCACATGGCCGCCGTGGCCGACTCCCTGGAGCGGGGAGGCCCCGCCGAGCTCCACCGCATCCCGCTGACCGTGGGCGGCGTCCAGCGACTGTGCGACCTCCAGGCCTTCCCCATGACCGCCGCCGGGCGCGTCACGGGCGCGGTGGTGCGCATCGACGACGTCACCGAGCGCGTGCGCATGCAGGAGGTGGTGCTCCAGACTGAAAAAATGATGAGCGTGGGCGGGCTGGCCGCGGGCATGGCCCACGAAATCAACAATCCCCTGGGGGGCATCCTCCAGAGCGTGCAGATCATCAAGCGCCGCCTCCAGGAGGACCTGCCCGCCAACATCCGCGAGGCCAAGCGCCTGGGCTGCCCCCTGGAAAACGTGCTGGCCTACCTGGAGGCCCGCGAGGTCACGCGCTTCCTGGACGGCATCCACGAGGCCGGGCGGCGCGCCGCCGCCATCGTGGCCAACATGCTGGAGTTCAGCCGACGCAGCGAATCCAAGATGACCCCCTCCAAACTCGACGCCGTGGTGGACAAGGCCCTGGAACTGGCCTCCAGCGACTACGACCTGCGCAAGAAATACGACTTCCGGCTCATCGGCATCGTGCGCGACTACGACCCCGCCCTCCCATCCGTGCGCTGCACCAAGACCGAGATCGAACAGGTGCTCCTGAACCTCATCAAGAACGCGGCCCAGGCCCTTTCCATGGGGCCTTCCCCCGACGCGCCGCGCATCACCCTGCGCCTGATCCGCGAGGAGAGCTTCGCGCGCATCGAGGTGGAAGACAACGGCCCAGGCATGGAGGAGGCCGTGCGCAAGCGCGTCTTCGAGCCCTTCTTCACCACCAAGCCCACCGGCGTGGGCACGGGCCTGGGGCTCTCGGTGTCCTACTTCATCGTCACCCAGAACCACGGCGGATCCATGACCGTGGAGTCCTCCCCCGGCCGGGGAGCGCGCTTCATCGTGCGCCTGCCGTTCTCGCCGCCCCCGCAGGCCTGA
- a CDS encoding aminotransferase-like domain-containing protein: MRFSARMGGVRRSYIREILKVTQNPEIISFAGGLPSPDHFPAQAMARAAAEVLADNGPQALQYATTEGHPPLREFISRRYKATWGLDIPAENILITTGSQQGLDLMAKVMLDVGDAVLMERPGYLGAIQAFSLFGAAFSTADLGPRGVDLDQLEERLRERPKIFYAVPSFQNPSGATYDAATRRDAARLLENSDTILLEDNPYGELRFKGEDVPPVRAFLDQERCALMGSFSKIASPGLRIGWITAAPELMHKLVTAKQASDLHTSSLAQRILYRFLETNDLDAHIAVIRQAYGERRDCMVEAIRRHFPEEARTTEPEGGMFLWGTLPAGTDSEEVFAKAIERKVAFVPGRPFFVDGTDNAFRLNFSNSTPERIEEGIKRMGQCLKEVMARGGSAPAGAEPGLDI, translated from the coding sequence GTGCGTTTCAGTGCCAGAATGGGCGGGGTGCGCCGCTCCTACATCCGTGAAATCTTGAAGGTCACGCAGAATCCCGAGATCATCTCCTTCGCCGGGGGGCTGCCCAGCCCGGACCACTTCCCCGCCCAGGCCATGGCCCGGGCCGCCGCCGAGGTGCTGGCCGACAACGGCCCCCAGGCCCTGCAATACGCCACCACCGAGGGCCATCCGCCCCTGCGCGAGTTCATCTCCCGACGTTACAAGGCCACCTGGGGCCTGGACATCCCGGCCGAGAACATCCTCATCACCACCGGCTCCCAGCAGGGGCTCGACCTCATGGCCAAGGTGATGCTCGACGTGGGCGACGCCGTGCTCATGGAGCGCCCGGGCTACCTGGGGGCCATCCAGGCCTTCTCGCTCTTCGGGGCGGCCTTCTCCACCGCCGACCTGGGTCCGCGCGGCGTGGACCTGGACCAGCTCGAAGAGCGCCTGCGCGAGCGCCCCAAGATCTTCTACGCCGTGCCGAGCTTCCAGAACCCCTCGGGCGCCACCTACGACGCCGCCACGCGGCGCGACGCGGCAAGGCTCCTGGAAAACTCCGACACCATCCTGCTCGAGGACAACCCCTACGGAGAGCTGCGCTTCAAGGGCGAGGACGTGCCCCCCGTGCGCGCCTTCCTGGACCAGGAACGCTGCGCCCTCATGGGCTCGTTCTCCAAGATCGCCAGCCCCGGGCTGCGCATCGGCTGGATCACGGCCGCGCCGGAGCTGATGCACAAGCTCGTCACGGCCAAGCAGGCCTCGGACCTGCACACCTCCAGCCTGGCCCAGCGCATCCTTTACCGCTTCCTGGAGACCAACGACCTGGACGCCCACATCGCCGTGATCCGCCAGGCCTACGGCGAACGCCGCGACTGCATGGTGGAGGCCATCCGCCGCCACTTCCCCGAAGAAGCGCGCACCACCGAGCCCGAGGGCGGCATGTTCCTCTGGGGCACACTCCCGGCGGGCACGGACTCGGAAGAGGTGTTCGCCAAGGCCATCGAGCGCAAGGTGGCCTTCGTGCCCGGCCGCCCCTTTTTCGTGGACGGCACGGACAACGCCTTCCGGCTCAACTTCTCCAACTCCACGCCCGAGCGCATCGAGGAAGGCATCAAGCGCATGGGCCAGTGCCTCAAGGAGGTGATGGCCCGGGGCGGATCGGCCCCCGCCGGGGCGGAGCCGGGGCTGGACATCTAG
- a CDS encoding efflux RND transporter periplasmic adaptor subunit translates to MSTDHAGAHALPAPTRRRGGAPALSLPRPSRLTAALALLAACLLSACGKEEPVRPAPRSVQAPVAVVRAVEAVECRSFPAQVESLGSVTLAGKSPGAVVEVFAQEGQALKAGDPILRLDDQELKSREQSLTASMAQAASERQAVAAKAAHARANLERLAKLLTQKVISQDDFERARTEALALAREEEAIAARERSVAAQRDELRAQGQYLHITAPFDGVLSRRFVDLGAFVTAGQPLALVDAVSSGFDLTAQVDESLLYTLHVGQPLVGAVPALSPAPFAARVRAVVGRVDPATRTFRLKAELPPLGAQPRAGLYGRLFVPARTARKILVPAACLAPRGDLPAVFTVDDKGLAALRVVKTGGRFLKVEFDGKPFLTDSEAFDDPSREAFVEILSGLSEGDRVACAGSVPLRDGDRVEAAP, encoded by the coding sequence ATGTCCACCGACCACGCCGGAGCGCACGCGCTTCCCGCGCCGACGCGCCGTCGGGGGGGCGCTCCAGCGCTCTCCCTCCCGCGCCCCTCCCGCCTGACGGCCGCCCTGGCCCTGCTGGCCGCCTGCCTCCTCTCCGCCTGCGGCAAAGAGGAGCCCGTCCGCCCCGCGCCCCGCTCCGTGCAGGCCCCCGTGGCCGTGGTCCGGGCCGTGGAGGCCGTGGAGTGCCGCTCCTTCCCGGCCCAGGTGGAGTCGCTGGGCTCCGTGACCCTGGCGGGCAAGTCCCCGGGCGCGGTGGTGGAGGTGTTCGCCCAGGAGGGCCAGGCCCTCAAGGCCGGGGACCCCATCCTGCGCCTGGACGACCAGGAGCTCAAAAGCCGCGAGCAGTCCCTGACGGCCTCCATGGCCCAGGCCGCCTCGGAGCGCCAGGCCGTGGCCGCCAAGGCCGCCCACGCACGGGCCAACCTGGAGCGCCTGGCCAAACTGCTGACCCAGAAGGTCATCAGCCAGGACGACTTCGAGCGCGCCCGCACCGAGGCCCTGGCCCTGGCCCGCGAGGAGGAGGCCATCGCCGCCCGCGAGCGCTCCGTGGCCGCCCAGCGCGACGAGTTGCGCGCCCAGGGCCAGTACCTGCACATCACCGCCCCCTTCGACGGCGTGCTCTCCCGCCGCTTCGTGGACCTGGGGGCCTTCGTCACCGCCGGGCAGCCCCTGGCGCTGGTGGACGCCGTGTCCTCGGGCTTCGACCTCACGGCCCAGGTGGACGAGAGCCTGCTCTACACCCTCCACGTGGGCCAGCCCCTGGTGGGCGCCGTGCCGGCCCTCTCGCCCGCGCCCTTCGCCGCCCGCGTACGCGCCGTGGTGGGCCGCGTGGACCCGGCCACGCGCACCTTCCGGCTCAAGGCCGAGCTGCCCCCCCTGGGCGCGCAGCCCAGGGCCGGGCTCTACGGCAGGCTCTTCGTGCCCGCGCGCACGGCCAGAAAGATCCTCGTGCCCGCGGCCTGCCTGGCCCCGCGAGGCGACCTGCCCGCCGTGTTCACCGTGGACGACAAGGGCCTGGCCGCCCTGCGCGTGGTCAAGACGGGCGGGCGCTTCCTCAAGGTGGAGTTCGACGGCAAGCCCTTCCTCACCGACTCCGAAGCCTTCGACGACCCCTCCCGCGAGGCCTTCGTGGAGATCCTCTCCGGGCTCTCCGAGGGCGACCGCGTGGCCTGCGCCGGGAGCGTCCCCTTGCGCGACGGCGACCGCGTGGAGGCCGCCCCGTGA